The genomic region TTATTGTTCCATATAACAGAAACATGTTAGATGAACATATAAAGGCAAGATAGATGCTAGATTTGGACTTTAGCTCGCCTTACTTGAACGAATCATCATGTTCTCGCCTTCTTTACGCTCTTTTGCATATTCTGCTGTCGCAGTAAAGAGTGCATCAGTGGATGAATTTAGTGCAGTTTCACAAGAGTCCTGTAAAACACCGATGATAAAACCAACACCTACGACTTGCATAGCAATATCATTTGAAATCCCGAATAAGCTACAAGCTAGGGGAATGAGTAATAGAGATCCACCAGCAACACCTGAAGCACCAGCAGCGGATACTGCGGAAAGGATGATAAGAATAACCGCTGTAGCCATATCGACCTCAACGTTAAGTGTATGAACAGTAGCCAGTGTTAAGACAGAAATCGTAATTGCTGCACCTGCCATATTAATCGTCGCACCCAATGGGATGGATACCGAATACGTATTCTTATCCAAATCTAGTTTTTCACACAATCTCATATTCACTGGAATGTTTGCAGCTGAACTGCGAGTAAAGAATGCTGTCATTCCACTTTCTTTTAAGCATGTAAAGACTAGAGGATATGGATTTTTACGAATATGGAGATAAACGATAATTGGATTCACGATAAGAGCTACAAAGAACATACAGCCTAGTAGAACGAAAAGTAATTTTCCATAGTCAAGTAATGCTGAAAGCCCGTTCGTTGCAATGGCATTAAAGACAAGTCCCATAATTCCGATTGGCGCAAAATTGATTACCCATTTCACTAAAGTAGATATCGCATTCGAAAAATTCTCCAGCATGTCTTTAGTCGAATCGGCTGCATTTCTTAATAAAACACCGAGCAGGATGGCCCAAGCTAAGATACCAATATAATTGGCATTGATGAGGGCATTAACCGGGTTATCAACAATGTTAAACAACAATGTTTGTATCACTTCTACAATACCGCTAGGAGGAGTTAAATCTTCAGCACCTGTCGTAAGTGTTAATGTAACTGGAAACAGATAGCTTGCAACAACACCAACTAATCCAGCTAAAAATGTACCAAGGGCATATAGGACAAGGATCGATTTCATATTCGTTTTTTGGCCACTTCTATGTTTAGAGATGGCGTGCATCACAATGAACAAGACTAAGATTGGGGCAATAGCTTTTAAGGCACCTACGAATAAATCACCGAAAATGGAGACCCATTTTGTTGCTTCCGGAATCGTTAAGGCCAATACCATACCAATCACTAATCCCAAAAGTATTCGTTTTACTAGACTTACTTGGTTCCACTTGAGTACCATATTTTTCATTTCTTTTCCCTCCATTTAAACTAAAATTTTTTGATAAGTATCATATTAGACAGATATTTTTCTTAACTGATTTTACCTAGCACTCACTCCTTTACGAAAATAAAAAAACATACGCATCCCTCAAAAGGGACGAGTATGTTTTACCCGTGGTTCCACCCAACTTTCCATAAGTGCATACTTATGGCTCAAAAGCTTTAACGCAGCATAACGGTATTGGATACTAAAATTTCCCCAATACAGCTTCAAGGTGGTAAATTATTTTCCTCGGTTTAGGAAGTTCTCAGCAAACCTTCCCTCTCTGTCAAACTGTAAAAATAATTCATGTCCTTTTCATAGCAGTCTGTATATAAAATGATCGTCGATATGCTTGAATCTCGTACTACCGTAGAGATTCTACAAAAATAAAAAAACATACGCATCCCTCAAAAGGGACGAGTATGTTTACCCGTGGTTCCACCCAACTTCCCATAAGTGCATACTTACGGCTCAAATGCTTTAACGCAGCATAACGGTATTGGATACTATATTTCCCCAAAACAGCTCCAAGGTGGTAAGTTATTTTCCTCGGTTTAGGAAGTTCTCAGCTAACCCTTCCGTCTCTGTAAACTGTAAAAATAACTCATGTCCTTATCGGTGCATTTTATAGTTGTGCATTAAGTTATTATTGATAATATATCATCTTTTGTCAGAGTTCAATAGATTTTTTTGGGACAAGCCCCTTAGGTTACACATTAAGAAAACCTTAAGATTTCCATCCAGAGTTTGTTAATATTTGATTGATATGATTGTCTCGTTAGCAAAATAAAAGGGGGAGACAGTTGTGACCATTATGGGATCAGGGAGTGAACGGAGTGAACAATATTTTAGTATGTGATGATGATAGTGCGATTGTAGATGCCATTGGAATCTACTTAGAAAATGAAGGATATA from Bacillus carboniphilus harbors:
- the sstT gene encoding serine/threonine transporter SstT, whose translation is MKNMVLKWNQVSLVKRILLGLVIGMVLALTIPEATKWVSIFGDLFVGALKAIAPILVLFIVMHAISKHRSGQKTNMKSILVLYALGTFLAGLVGVVASYLFPVTLTLTTGAEDLTPPSGIVEVIQTLLFNIVDNPVNALINANYIGILAWAILLGVLLRNAADSTKDMLENFSNAISTLVKWVINFAPIGIMGLVFNAIATNGLSALLDYGKLLFVLLGCMFFVALIVNPIIVYLHIRKNPYPLVFTCLKESGMTAFFTRSSAANIPVNMRLCEKLDLDKNTYSVSIPLGATINMAGAAITISVLTLATVHTLNVEVDMATAVILIILSAVSAAGASGVAGGSLLLIPLACSLFGISNDIAMQVVGVGFIIGVLQDSCETALNSSTDALFTATAEYAKERKEGENMMIRSSKAS